The DNA region GGGACTGCGGCGGAGGAGACACCGCCACCTCGCCGTAGCGGATATTCCTGTCGGACAGAACTGATGACAGTTTGGCGAGATCGGACCGAGGCACCGACACCACCACGCTGTGGGGACCGTAAACGACCGCAACGTCAACATCTGCGAGTCCGTGCGCAGCAGCGAGGTGACCGAGGTCCTCTTCGCTTGCCGCCACCGAGACCATCGCGGTGTCGGCAGCAGCTCGGTGCATCAACGCGCCGCGCCGACACACCAGACGGGCAGCATCCCGTAGGGCGATCACACCGGCGACGACGCTGGCGACGAGTTCGCCCACGCCACAGCCCAGAACCACCGACGGATTCAGCTGCGCGGCACCGAAAGACTGCGCCAGTGCGTAGCCGACCGCGAAGATCGCGGGTTGGCGGTACCGCGGCTGCGCAAGCCAGAGGTCCGCACCTGGCGGCGTCTCGGACAGCAGGGTCGGCAACGGCCGGTCCAGCTCGGTGTCCATCACATTCGCGACCTCGTCGAACGCGGTGCGGAACAGCGAATCGGATTGATAGAGGCCGGTCGCCATCCCGGTGTGATGACTGCCCTCACCGGTGAACAGCAGGGCGATTCGCGGACGCTTCGCCGACGATCCGTTCCAGCCGCCGGCCTCGACTGCGGCCCCGGTGCTGAATCGTCGCAACGCCGAGATCGCCTCCGCCGCGGTGGTCACCACACATGCGAACCGCTGCGCCCCACGAGCGTCCAGACGACGTAAATGGGATGCCACGGCAGCCAGATCTGCGGACGGGGTCGCTCGTAGATACCGCGCCAGACGCCCGGCCGTATCGCGCAACTCGTCTGTCTTGCGCGCCGAGAACGCAAGCATCAGTGGACCGGTTCGGCTCGGCGTCTCTGCGTCGGTCGCCGGCGCCGGGGTGATGATCACGTGGGCGTTGGTCCCGCTGAAACCAAAGGAACTCACCGCGATCCCAGCCCGGCTGGGCGGCAGGGGACGCCGGACGTCTGCGATCGCCAATGGGTTGCTGTCAAAGCCCAGATGTCGACTGGCGCGATGGAAATGCAACTGCGGGAATACTTCGTTCATCTGGACCTCGAGTACGGCCTTGATCAGACCGGCGATTCCGGCGCTGGCCTCCAGATGACCGATATTGGTCTTGACCGAACCGACCGCGACCCGGTGGCCGGGCGGCCGACTGCCGATGACCGAGCTCAGCGCGTTGAACTCGATTGCGTCTCCGAGCAAGGTACCGGTGCCGTGGGCCTCGACGCAGCCCAGGTCGTCGGCTTGCATTCCAGCAGCCTGCAATGCCCGCCTGATGACCGCCTGTTGCGCCGGGCCGTTGGGCGCGGCCATCCCGTGGCTGCGTCCGTTGTGGTTGACTGCGCTGCCAGATATCAGCGCCAACACCGGGTCGCCGTCGCGCTGCGCGTCCGCGATCCGCTTGAGCATGACCAGCCCGCAACCCTCGCCGCGGCCGTACCCGTCGGCGCGGTCGTCGAAGGTCTTGCACCGGCCATCGGGAGCCAACATGCCGGCCTGTGAAAACGTGATGTGAACGGTTGGCGAGAACATCGCATTGACACCGCCGGCCAGCGCCGCATCCACCTCACCGCTGGCCAACGCACCGCAGGCGCGATGCACGGCCACAAGGGCGCTCGAACAGGCTGTGTCGATGCTCTCCGCAGCGCCGTTGAGATCGAAGTGATAGGCCAGTCGGCCCGCGGCCGCGCTGTGCGCGAGCCCCGTGCCCAGCAGCCCGTCGCGGTCCTGGGCAGAAAACCGCTCGTAGTAATCAAACGTCGAAATACCCACGTAGACACCGGTTGCTGTGCCGGCCATCGATTCCATGCTCAGGCCGGCCGATGCCAGAGTTTCGTGACCGACCTCCAGAAGGACCCGATGCTGGGGGTCCATCCGCTCCGCCTCCTCGGGCGAGATGGCGAACAACTCGTTGTCGAAAGCGGCGAAATCCGAGCAGAATCCACCGTGCCGGACCGGCGTCTTGCCCCTGACGCCCGGCGTCTCCGAATAGTAGGCGTCCGCGTCCCAGCGTTCGGACGGAACAGACCCCACCGCGTCGACACCGTGCAGGAGTAGATCACGAAACTGGCCGACCGTCTCTGCGCCGGGAAACCGGCACGCCATGCCGATCACGGCGATGGGCTCGTCCTTGGCGATCATTGCCCGTGCCAAGTTTGCTAGGCGGCGTTTCCCGGCTCCGGCAGATGCGTTCTGGTGCGGCCGCGTCGTCGACATCGTCGCTACCCCTCCAGAATCCGCTCGAGCAAGTCGCGCTGGGCGGTCTCGGGCAATGACTCGATCTGCCTCAACAGATTCGACACGACGTCCTCGTCGAGGACCCCAGACGCCGGCTGAGCGACCACATCGTCCACAACATCGGTGTCGGTGTCGGCGTCCCCGCCGAGCCCGAGCTGGTCGTAGGCGAGATGTTCGGCAAGCGACGACAGCGTCGGGTAGTCGAAGAGCAACGTGGCCGACAACGTCAGGCCGAGCCGTCGACCGAGAGCGTTACGCAGCTCCACAGCCATCAGCGAATCAAGCCCCAGGGCCTCCAGCGGCGCATGGACGTCGATGACAAGCTCCGAGTCCAGATAGAGCATCTTGCGGATCTCGTCCTCGATCAATGCCGCGACTGTTTCGACGGTGGCTGACGAGAGGTCGATACCACCGGCGTCGGCGCTGCGCCGACGCTGCACAGCCCCACCCAGTCTGCTGAGCGTGACGCGCAGGTGCTCGGGCGCCTGCGGCAGGTAGCGCGCCCAGTTCGCCGGCAGGACCGCGACCTGGCAGTGGTCTAAGCCGAGCAGAGCCGTGAACGCTTCGGCGCCGTCCGGCGGCGCGATGGGATCGATTCCCGATGCCTTGATGGCCGCCAACAGTGCGCCGCCGTCACGAGCAGCCATCCCGATGTCGCCGAAACCGCCCCAGTTGATGCTCAGTGCGGGAAGGCCATGGCTGCGGCGATGATGGGCAAGCGCGTCCATGTATGCGTTGGCAGTTGCATAGTTCGCCTGGCCCACGGTGCCGAGCAGCGCGGTCACCGACGAGAACATCACGAAGTAGTCCAGACCGGCGTTGAGGGTGGCGGCGTGCAGGTTGTGCGCGCCGGCGACCTTCGCCGCCAATACCTGCTGCATCGATTCCCAGCTCTGCTGGGCCAACAATCGATCGTCCAGAACCCCTGCAGCATGGATGATTCCGCGCAGCGGCGGGTACTGCGATCTGATCCTATGCACCACGCCGTACACCTGATCGCGGTCAGCTACGTCGCAGGGCAGGATGACGAGTCTGCGTCCGGTGGGGTCCAGCTTGTGCACCGTGTCCGCCACATCGGCCGCGGCGACGTTGCGGCCGGTCAGCACCACCTTCGATGCACCCGCGTCGAGCAACGTCTGTGCGGTCAGCTGTCCCAGCGCGCCGAGACCGCCGGTGACCAGATACGTTCCCGGCCCGGCATCGAACTCTGGATCGGCACACGGGCCGAATCGCAATGCCAGCTTGCCGACATGTCGGCCACCGGCCATCTGACGGAACGCTTGCACGGCGTCGGAGGCATCGAACTGCTGTGTGGGCAACGGGTGCAGCTTGCCGCTGACGATCCGAACCAGAACGTCGTCGAGCATCGTCCGCAGTTGCTGATCGGGCAGATCGTTGAGATCGAAATGGAAGTACCGGATTCCCTCAGGCACTTCCGCCGCGCTCAGCACTGTGACCTTCCCGATCTCGACGAAGCGCCCGCCGCTTGCCATGGTGCGCAGCGTGGCCGGGACGAACTCGTGCGCCAAGGAGTTGAGCACGACATCGACACCGCGCCCTTCGGTGAGTTCGAGCACCTGGTGCTCGAAGTCCAGCGTGCGCGAATCCAGTACATGCGCCACACCGCGTGCATGGAGCAACGCACGCTTACGCCGGCTGCCTGCCGTGGCGATGATCTTTGCCCCACAGGCCTGTGCGCATTGCACCGCGGCTTGTCCGACCCCACCGGCAGCCGCGTGGATCAGGATGGTCTCTCCCGGGCGTAGCTTGGCCAGATTGTTGAGCGCGTGCTCGGCGGTCAAGAAGGCAACAGGCAGAGTGGCGGCGTGTGCTGCGGTGAGATCGGAAGGCCGCGCAACCACCCTGGCGGCCTTCGCGTTGACGATCGACCGGAATGCTCCGCCGGTGAGCGCGATGACGGGATCCCCCACGGTGAAACCGGATACTTGGGCCCCTACCGCGGTCACCCGCGCTGCGCATTCCTTACCCAAGGGTTCGGGATCGCCTGGATAGACGCCCAGCGCATTCATCACATCCCGGAAATTCACACCGGCGGCTTCGACGGCCAGTTGCAGTTCGTCGTCGGCCGGTGCGGGTGCGGCGCAAGGCTCCAGTACCAGCTCGTCGAGCACACCTGGTCTGCGGGACGTCAGTGCGTACGCGGGCGCCGAGGGTTGGTCGAGTGATGTCGGATCACTGAGTTCCAACAGCCGGAACACGTATCGATCTTTCCCGCGCAGCGCAGCCTGCCACTCCTGGTCGCTTGACTGTAGCGCGGCCAACAGCGCATCTGCTTCTTCTGCGCCGATGTCACCGCCACTATCGAGATCGACCATGCTGCAGTGGAGTTCGGGATGTTCGACACCGATGACGCGACCAAGACCCCAGACCGCGGCCTGCGCAGGAACCCCCTGTTCGGTGTCGAGAACCCGATGCGCCCCGCGGGTCACCACGGTCAAGTCAGGCGGTTGGGCGCCCTGCTGCGACAGCAGCGTCTGCGTCACGTGCAAGACGCCGCCGGCTGTCGAGCGGAGGAAGGCCGTCGTGGCGTCGACGTCGAGACAGTCGGCGGCGACGTTCCCGCCTGCCTGTCCCGACAACCCCACCTCGAGACCCGCGGGCCAGAGGCACACCACACGATCGAACCGCTGCGCCCTCGACAGAACTCCGCGGACGGCACTCGTCACGCTGTCGGGACAGCCGGGATCGAGCGTGCCATCACGGCCGTCGTCAGCGACGGCGAGCAGCGTCGGTGTCACATCGCGAGCCTTCAACGCCGCGACGGTGCTGCGGGTCAGTTCGTCCGCACCACCGATCACAAGCCAGCTTTGGCCGGCGAACTGGTCGCGATGGGCAGCGGAAATCTCAGCAGCCTTCTCCCACAGAGGAATCAGGAATGCGCCGGTGATCGATGATCGCGTGAGCTTGCGCAAAGCGTCGCTGTCCGCGCGCTGCAGGGTCAACCCGTGCAGCCTCATCGCCAGCATCCCCGCATGGTGGACGTCGATATCGGCGCTCAGCGCGTCGGGGCTGTTGGTGGGTCGCACCCGCACATGGCACAACGCGTCACAGAGTGACTGGCGGTCATCGCCCCGACTCAGCGCCTGAAGGCGGCGCCCGAGTTCGATGCGGTCCACCCCGACCGGCAAGAACGCTCCCGGGGCCACCTCGAGTCCCCGCTGCGCCGCGCCGATCGCGTGCAGGCACGCGTCGAGCAGCGCAGGGTGGATGAGGTAGGGCCCGGCGGACACATGTCCGGGTAGCACGACATCGGCCACGGCTTCCGCCGGGCGCGCGACGGAGCCCTGCAACGTACGAAGTCCGCGGAATGAGTCGCCGTAGTCGAGTCCCTCGGCGGCCAGGTCCAGGTAGTGCTTCTCGATGTCCATGACGTCAGCGAAGGAGTGGCGCATTGCGTCGCTGTCGACGCTCGTCGGCGCCCCGTCACCGGCCGGGCCCAGCACCGCGGTCGCTGTCGCGTGCCGCTCCCAAGACTGGCCGGTCGATGGCGAATCAGGATGACGACCAAATACTTCGACACGGATCGCGCCATCGTCGTCGAGTTCGAATCGGGTGCAGAAGGTCCGTCGTCCATCGTCCGGCAGCACCGCAGCTCGCTCGAAAATCACCCCGCGGAGTTCGACGCTGTCATCTGGCCATTCGCACTGCACCGCTTCGAGCATCATCTCGACGAACGCCGCACCGGGGAACACCGGGGTTCCGGCCACTCGGTGGTCAGCCAGGTAGGGAAATTGATCGAAGTCGACGGTGGTGGTGTACAAGTCCGGATCGGGCGGCGCCGGGCTGCGTTTCTGCGCCAAAGGTCTAAGGTGGTTCTCTGGACTGCTCTGTGACCACAACGGAGCCGTATCGCTGAACCAGAAGAACTTGCGCTCGAACGGCATTGTGGGCAACGATATTCGCCGCTGCTCTCGACCGGCATAGAAAGTTGACCAGTCCGGTTGCACTCCCGCGCAGTACAGCGACGCCACAGCCCGCAACGCCGATTCGGCGCCGTCGCGCCCGCGCACCTGCGTACCGACCACGTGACCGTCAGGCACGAGCTGAGAGACCAACTGGGACAGCACCGGATGCGGTCCGATCTCCACGAACACGTTGCAACCGTCCGCGGCCAGTGACGCCACGCCAGGCGCGAACTGAACGGGTTGACGTATGTGGTCGCGGAAGTAGCGGCTGTCGAGTGTGTCCGGCTCGGCGGGCAGGCCGGTGAGGTTGCACATCAATGGGAGTTTCGGCGGGGTGAAGGAGATCTGGCGCGCGCTGATCTCGAACTCGTCCAAGATGGAATCCATGTGTGGCGAATGAAACGCGTGCGACACCGTCAGGCGGGTGCTCCGGATATCGAGCGCTTCCGCCGCCTCGATGATGTGGTCGATCGCCGTACTGTCCCCGCTCAGCACTGTGCTCCGGGGACCGTTGATGGCGCCGAAACCGACGACATCGGCGAATGGAGCCAGCAGTCCGGCCATCTGCTCGGCGGGTGCCGAGAACGCCACCATGGCGCCCCCGGGCTGCGCAGACGCCATGCAGCTGCTCCGCCGTTCGACCAGCCATAGCGCGTCCTCGAGCGACAGCACACCTGCGGTGCACGCGGCAGCGTACTCGCCAATGCTGTGGCCGATGACCGCATCCGGGACGATTCCCCAACTCGCCAGGAGTTCAGTCATCGCGTACTGGAACGCGAACAGGCAGGGCTGCGCGTAGCGGGTGTCATGAATCGTGCCGCCGTTGTCGAACATCACCTCGAACAGCGGTTGATCGAACCGGCCATCCAGCAGCTCGGCGCAGCGCGTCAGCGCATCCCGGAAGATCGGCTCGCTGTCGAACAGGTGCCGGCCCATCCCCGGTGTCTGAGACCCCTGACCCGAGTACAGGAATGCGACTCGGGGAGCCTTGAGGGCTCGGCCCACGACGAGATTGTTGTGGTCGCGACCGGCCGCCGCGGCGGCAAGGCCTTCCCGGGCATTCTTCGCAGACGAGCACACGATGGCGGTCCGGCGCTCAAAGGGTGACCGACCCACCGCGAGCGTATAGGCGACGTCGGCCAACTCGGCACTTGGCGACGCACGCAGAAACCGGTCCAGATTCCCGGCGATGGCGCCCAACGCCGAATCTGTCTTGGCGGACAAGCAAAGTAGCTGATGTGTGCGCTCGGTCTCGCCGCGCCGCCCGAAGCCCTGCCCTT from Mycobacterium sp. SMC-4 includes:
- a CDS encoding type I polyketide synthase produces the protein MIAKDEPIAVIGMACRFPGAETVGQFRDLLLHGVDAVGSVPSERWDADAYYSETPGVRGKTPVRHGGFCSDFAAFDNELFAISPEEAERMDPQHRVLLEVGHETLASAGLSMESMAGTATGVYVGISTFDYYERFSAQDRDGLLGTGLAHSAAAGRLAYHFDLNGAAESIDTACSSALVAVHRACGALASGEVDAALAGGVNAMFSPTVHITFSQAGMLAPDGRCKTFDDRADGYGRGEGCGLVMLKRIADAQRDGDPVLALISGSAVNHNGRSHGMAAPNGPAQQAVIRRALQAAGMQADDLGCVEAHGTGTLLGDAIEFNALSSVIGSRPPGHRVAVGSVKTNIGHLEASAGIAGLIKAVLEVQMNEVFPQLHFHRASRHLGFDSNPLAIADVRRPLPPSRAGIAVSSFGFSGTNAHVIITPAPATDAETPSRTGPLMLAFSARKTDELRDTAGRLARYLRATPSADLAAVASHLRRLDARGAQRFACVVTTAAEAISALRRFSTGAAVEAGGWNGSSAKRPRIALLFTGEGSHHTGMATGLYQSDSLFRTAFDEVANVMDTELDRPLPTLLSETPPGADLWLAQPRYRQPAIFAVGYALAQSFGAAQLNPSVVLGCGVGELVASVVAGVIALRDAARLVCRRGALMHRAAADTAMVSVAASEEDLGHLAAAHGLADVDVAVVYGPHSVVVSVPRSDLAKLSSVLSDRNIRYGEVAVSPPPQSPPADDIAAFTEYASGLTFRAPRIPLVSNVSGARLQQMSASYVRGHLRRTVEFHLCLETVKAMDIDAVVELGPAPHLADVARSTLGPDIPIITTLRPDLDDDVAVLRAAAQLYSLGVEIDREPHVSGASQAPRVSGSELPRCTVFDRKVFLSSTSAVAPVQPVGVAAGSGDGNCLGGGSSS
- a CDS encoding type I polyketide synthase translates to MIVGMACRFPGGADDLDSYWSILESGVDATSEIPAERWNVDELYSSEPAEGMMSTRRGGFVHDMCGFDAAFFGISEAEARGMDPQHRMLLETTWTALEDAGIAPLSLRGSRTGVFVGPAQNEYLAPNFTRAGYGGVNGLLCMAAGRIAHFLDLAGPVIALDTACSSSLVALHMACQSLAAGECDMAVVAASQAIVNPIQHLLLSEINVLSPDGRCKTFAEDADGFARSEGSGALIVMPRGTARELGMTERAVVRATAINHDGHTPALIAPSATAQYEVLELALGKSGIQPEDITFVETHGTGTPVGDPKEVEGIMSAFGAAGRNRLTLGAVKTNLGHLEQAAGMAGLIKTVLNLQRCEIAPNLHAGSMNPALDLAGAPARVPVQRVPWQPSAGGRRLAGVSGFGFSGTNAHVLLEQGQGFGRRGETERTHQLLCLSAKTDSALGAIAGNLDRFLRASPSAELADVAYTLAVGRSPFERRTAIVCSSAKNAREGLAAAAAGRDHNNLVVGRALKAPRVAFLYSGQGSQTPGMGRHLFDSEPIFRDALTRCAELLDGRFDQPLFEVMFDNGGTIHDTRYAQPCLFAFQYAMTELLASWGIVPDAVIGHSIGEYAAACTAGVLSLEDALWLVERRSSCMASAQPGGAMVAFSAPAEQMAGLLAPFADVVGFGAINGPRSTVLSGDSTAIDHIIEAAEALDIRSTRLTVSHAFHSPHMDSILDEFEISARQISFTPPKLPLMCNLTGLPAEPDTLDSRYFRDHIRQPVQFAPGVASLAADGCNVFVEIGPHPVLSQLVSQLVPDGHVVGTQVRGRDGAESALRAVASLYCAGVQPDWSTFYAGREQRRISLPTMPFERKFFWFSDTAPLWSQSSPENHLRPLAQKRSPAPPDPDLYTTTVDFDQFPYLADHRVAGTPVFPGAAFVEMMLEAVQCEWPDDSVELRGVIFERAAVLPDDGRRTFCTRFELDDDGAIRVEVFGRHPDSPSTGQSWERHATATAVLGPAGDGAPTSVDSDAMRHSFADVMDIEKHYLDLAAEGLDYGDSFRGLRTLQGSVARPAEAVADVVLPGHVSAGPYLIHPALLDACLHAIGAAQRGLEVAPGAFLPVGVDRIELGRRLQALSRGDDRQSLCDALCHVRVRPTNSPDALSADIDVHHAGMLAMRLHGLTLQRADSDALRKLTRSSITGAFLIPLWEKAAEISAAHRDQFAGQSWLVIGGADELTRSTVAALKARDVTPTLLAVADDGRDGTLDPGCPDSVTSAVRGVLSRAQRFDRVVCLWPAGLEVGLSGQAGGNVAADCLDVDATTAFLRSTAGGVLHVTQTLLSQQGAQPPDLTVVTRGAHRVLDTEQGVPAQAAVWGLGRVIGVEHPELHCSMVDLDSGGDIGAEEADALLAALQSSDQEWQAALRGKDRYVFRLLELSDPTSLDQPSAPAYALTSRRPGVLDELVLEPCAAPAPADDELQLAVEAAGVNFRDVMNALGVYPGDPEPLGKECAARVTAVGAQVSGFTVGDPVIALTGGAFRSIVNAKAARVVARPSDLTAAHAATLPVAFLTAEHALNNLAKLRPGETILIHAAAGGVGQAAVQCAQACGAKIIATAGSRRKRALLHARGVAHVLDSRTLDFEHQVLELTEGRGVDVVLNSLAHEFVPATLRTMASGGRFVEIGKVTVLSAAEVPEGIRYFHFDLNDLPDQQLRTMLDDVLVRIVSGKLHPLPTQQFDASDAVQAFRQMAGGRHVGKLALRFGPCADPEFDAGPGTYLVTGGLGALGQLTAQTLLDAGASKVVLTGRNVAAADVADTVHKLDPTGRRLVILPCDVADRDQVYGVVHRIRSQYPPLRGIIHAAGVLDDRLLAQQSWESMQQVLAAKVAGAHNLHAATLNAGLDYFVMFSSVTALLGTVGQANYATANAYMDALAHHRRSHGLPALSINWGGFGDIGMAARDGGALLAAIKASGIDPIAPPDGAEAFTALLGLDHCQVAVLPANWARYLPQAPEHLRVTLSRLGGAVQRRRSADAGGIDLSSATVETVAALIEDEIRKMLYLDSELVIDVHAPLEALGLDSLMAVELRNALGRRLGLTLSATLLFDYPTLSSLAEHLAYDQLGLGGDADTDTDVVDDVVAQPASGVLDEDVVSNLLRQIESLPETAQRDLLERILEG